The following are encoded together in the Poseidonibacter lekithochrous genome:
- a CDS encoding FAD:protein FMN transferase, producing MIKISRRKFLSVSAVCIGSQLLAKDIKNKKITWEGIALGAPSSMTLYHHNISYAKNVLKKCELEIIRLENIFSLYRKNSSINQLNKNGYLNNPPKELLELITFSNLISKQTKGAFDISIQPLWQVYSKYHNNEKILKQKVEEVKKLVSYKNISFNENQISFKEKNMAITLNGIAQGYISDKISQLLKKEGFTNVLVDLGEINALGQHPAKRDWNISTPYLNDLKYIPLNNKAMASSGAYGTRFNEKYHHLINAKKAVSVDYINSVTVVASSATLADVLATAIAVSSKSRREKIMKTYPKVKVYLS from the coding sequence ATGATTAAAATATCAAGAAGAAAGTTTTTAAGTGTTTCAGCTGTTTGTATTGGAAGTCAATTATTAGCAAAAGATATAAAAAACAAAAAAATTACTTGGGAAGGGATTGCACTTGGAGCTCCTTCTTCTATGACTTTATATCATCATAATATTTCTTATGCAAAAAATGTATTAAAAAAATGTGAGCTTGAAATTATTAGATTAGAAAATATTTTCTCTTTATATAGAAAAAACTCATCTATTAATCAATTAAATAAAAATGGATATTTAAATAATCCACCAAAAGAGTTATTAGAATTAATCACATTTTCAAATCTTATATCAAAACAAACAAAAGGTGCTTTTGATATTTCTATTCAACCTTTATGGCAAGTTTATTCAAAGTACCATAATAATGAAAAGATATTAAAACAAAAAGTAGAAGAAGTTAAAAAACTAGTTTCATATAAAAATATCTCATTTAATGAAAATCAAATATCTTTCAAAGAAAAAAATATGGCTATAACTCTAAATGGTATAGCACAAGGCTATATAAGCGACAAAATAAGCCAATTATTAAAAAAAGAGGGATTTACTAATGTATTAGTAGATTTAGGGGAAATTAACGCTCTAGGACAACACCCAGCTAAAAGAGATTGGAATATTTCAACTCCATACTTGAACGACTTAAAATATATACCATTAAACAATAAAGCAATGGCAAGTTCAGGTGCATATGGTACAAGATTCAATGAGAAGTATCATCATTTAATAAATGCAAAAAAAGCTGTTAGTGTGGATTATATAAATTCTGTAACTGTAGTTGCTTCTAGTGCAACACTAGCAGATGTTTTGGCAACTGCAATAGCTGTAAGTTCTAAAAGTAGAAGAGAGAAGATTATGAAGACATACCCTAAAGTTAAGGTATATCTTTCATAA